One segment of Niabella beijingensis DNA contains the following:
- a CDS encoding polysaccharide lyase family 8 super-sandwich domain-containing protein encodes MRRISLNIVFILLFAVVANAQADTILDRYSRYLFQTSVLPVTHTGSWIRTLQPDGRWPDIDYNDKEPAAWKVPDHLKRIRDMALCWAAPGSPDRNSTRLLIAMEKALDHWLLKRYQSTNWWHNEIGIPRYMRDIIILLRNQLDPQRMKAALEVLNQLRVHEDYLAGNLVWCADLGLHYGALTGDEKLVQRCQALIVKEIKTGTGEGIQPDYSFQQHGHRLQMYQYGKAFLLESLRVAWQLKGTALAFPEDKVALLTGMMLNGWQWMARGIYTVPGTMDRSASRKGELESADVRPLIPFMKELQPSRSADWDRLSAVQNGKAGLQGFRYYPYSDFAAYHRKGFSFFIKTISTRTLATESINHENLKGRLLNSGDAYLVRDGKEYTDLMPVWDWSHLPGVTTFKGAYQANRQAFAGSAGDSLCGVTAMHLIIADTTGKQTLEARKFWACYGDKIICLAGGLKTDQVSEPVYTALDQCRLRGPVTVNSPTQVLRGGTTRLDQVRWIHHAGFAYIPLQPAVMEVHAEQRSGTWYAINNAESRDTVREAVFMPVLLHRAGQPSGYVLSTAKTAEQAAVLALKPDWKVLRNDKDIQAVRFSDGVVMAAFYTGGKLMLDQRRYLQTDQPCMMVVKKGKLYISDPLHKSVTVTVAINDKTQRLQLPENGTTVAAAYK; translated from the coding sequence ATGCGCAGGATCAGTTTGAATATCGTTTTTATTTTATTGTTTGCCGTGGTGGCGAACGCACAGGCAGATACCATACTGGACCGGTACAGCAGGTATTTGTTCCAAACCAGTGTATTGCCTGTAACGCATACAGGCAGCTGGATACGTACCCTGCAACCGGATGGGCGCTGGCCGGATATTGATTATAACGATAAGGAACCGGCCGCATGGAAAGTACCGGACCACCTCAAACGGATTCGTGATATGGCTTTGTGCTGGGCGGCTCCGGGATCCCCGGACCGGAACAGTACCCGGCTGTTAATTGCAATGGAAAAAGCACTTGACCACTGGCTGTTGAAGCGGTACCAGAGTACGAACTGGTGGCACAATGAAATCGGCATTCCCCGCTATATGCGGGACATCATCATCCTGCTCCGCAACCAATTGGATCCGCAACGTATGAAGGCCGCGCTGGAAGTACTGAACCAGCTGCGGGTACACGAAGATTATCTTGCCGGAAACCTGGTCTGGTGTGCCGACCTGGGATTGCATTACGGCGCGCTTACCGGTGATGAAAAGCTGGTGCAACGTTGTCAGGCGCTGATCGTAAAGGAGATCAAAACCGGAACAGGGGAGGGCATTCAGCCGGATTACAGCTTTCAGCAGCACGGCCACCGGCTGCAGATGTACCAGTATGGAAAAGCATTTTTGTTGGAGAGCCTGCGGGTGGCCTGGCAGTTAAAGGGCACCGCACTTGCCTTTCCGGAAGATAAGGTAGCATTGCTGACCGGTATGATGCTGAACGGCTGGCAATGGATGGCCCGGGGAATTTATACCGTGCCGGGAACCATGGACCGGTCGGCCTCCCGGAAAGGTGAACTGGAAAGCGCTGATGTACGGCCGTTGATCCCTTTTATGAAAGAGCTGCAGCCTTCCAGGTCTGCAGACTGGGACCGGCTAAGTGCCGTTCAGAATGGGAAAGCGGGCTTGCAGGGCTTCCGCTATTATCCCTATTCAGATTTTGCTGCGTATCACCGGAAAGGGTTTAGCTTTTTTATAAAAACCATTTCGACCCGTACGCTGGCTACCGAATCCATCAATCATGAAAACTTAAAAGGCCGCCTGCTCAATAGCGGTGATGCTTACCTGGTCAGGGATGGAAAGGAGTATACGGATCTGATGCCGGTCTGGGACTGGTCGCACCTGCCTGGCGTAACAACTTTTAAAGGTGCTTACCAGGCAAACCGCCAGGCTTTTGCCGGCAGCGCGGGCGACTCCTTATGCGGTGTAACGGCCATGCACCTCATCATTGCGGATACAACCGGGAAGCAAACACTGGAGGCGCGTAAGTTCTGGGCCTGTTATGGGGATAAGATAATATGCCTGGCAGGCGGTTTAAAAACAGATCAGGTTTCCGAACCGGTTTACACCGCACTGGATCAATGCCGCCTGCGGGGTCCGGTAACGGTCAACAGTCCAACGCAGGTACTGCGGGGCGGAACAACGCGGCTGGATCAGGTACGCTGGATCCATCATGCAGGATTTGCCTATATCCCGCTGCAGCCGGCGGTTATGGAAGTACACGCGGAGCAAAGGTCCGGCACCTGGTATGCGATCAACAATGCAGAATCCAGGGATACTGTGCGCGAAGCTGTATTTATGCCGGTACTGCTGCATCGCGCAGGTCAACCTTCCGGCTATGTGTTAAGTACAGCAAAGACCGCCGAACAGGCCGCTGTGCTTGCGCTGAAACCGGATTGGAAAGTGCTGCGGAACGATAAGGATATACAGGCCGTTCGTTTTTCAGACGGCGTGGTCATGGCGGCATTCTATACAGGAGGTAAACTGATGCTGGATCAGCGGCGCTACCTGCAAACGGATCAGCCTTGCATGATGGTTGTTAAAAAAGGGAAACTATATATCAGCGATCCGTTGCACAAAAGTGTAACGGTAACAGTAGCGATCAATGATAAAACGCAACGGCTGCAGTTGCCGGAGAATGGAACTACGGTTGCTGCCGCTTACAAATAG
- a CDS encoding glycoside hydrolase family 88 protein, with protein sequence MKNGLKNVLLGSCLLLSGAIPVPVNAQKQHRLRPRPEMQALVTENLQASVRQYNYLKQQLKPDQWPRTFEKGMLQTVTPAAWTSGFYPGGLLYLYEFSRDQGLLNEAKAKLKKMEPLKTMTAHHDLGFMMYCSYGNAYRLFGRPEDKAILVRSAQSLARRFDPRVGCIQSWDQVKSLDGKRILKFPVIIDNMMNLELLFFASSVTGEPLYKDMAIKHAEMTMKNQVRPDFSCYHVVDYDVETGAVKSRETQQGFSDNSAWSRGQAWGIYGFTMVYRETKDPRFLQTATGMADFFLNHSNLPEDKVPYWDFNVGQAGFDPPWNFDPLKYQPVPRDASAAAITASALLELAGYVDRKTGERYQHAAETMLQSLSSPAYRAATGENGGFILKHASGGVPGNIEVDVPLIYADYYYLEALMRYRALKK encoded by the coding sequence ATGAAGAATGGTTTAAAGAACGTCTTGCTCGGCAGTTGCCTGCTATTGTCAGGGGCAATACCAGTTCCGGTAAACGCCCAGAAACAGCACCGGTTAAGGCCCCGCCCGGAGATGCAGGCACTGGTAACAGAAAACTTGCAGGCTTCCGTGCGCCAGTATAACTATTTAAAACAACAGCTAAAGCCGGATCAATGGCCCCGGACCTTTGAAAAAGGAATGTTACAAACAGTAACACCTGCTGCCTGGACCAGCGGTTTTTATCCCGGCGGGCTGCTGTACCTCTATGAATTTTCGCGGGATCAGGGTTTATTGAATGAAGCTAAGGCTAAACTGAAAAAGATGGAGCCGCTAAAAACAATGACCGCACATCATGATCTTGGTTTTATGATGTATTGCAGTTATGGCAATGCCTACCGGTTGTTTGGCAGGCCGGAAGATAAAGCCATCCTGGTACGCTCGGCGCAGTCGCTGGCCCGCCGGTTTGATCCACGTGTAGGCTGCATCCAGTCCTGGGACCAGGTAAAATCCCTGGATGGAAAACGGATCCTGAAATTTCCCGTGATCATCGATAATATGATGAACCTGGAATTATTGTTCTTCGCTTCAAGCGTAACCGGGGAACCGCTTTATAAAGATATGGCGATCAAACATGCGGAGATGACCATGAAGAACCAGGTACGTCCTGATTTCAGCTGCTATCATGTGGTGGACTATGATGTGGAGACCGGCGCCGTAAAGAGCCGGGAGACGCAACAGGGTTTTTCAGATAACTCTGCCTGGTCGCGCGGTCAGGCCTGGGGCATCTATGGGTTCACCATGGTATACCGCGAAACAAAGGATCCCCGCTTTTTGCAAACAGCAACCGGCATGGCCGATTTTTTCCTGAATCATTCCAACCTGCCAGAGGATAAGGTTCCCTACTGGGATTTTAATGTGGGTCAGGCGGGCTTTGATCCGCCCTGGAACTTTGATCCTTTAAAATACCAGCCGGTGCCCAGGGATGCATCCGCAGCTGCGATCACCGCATCGGCATTGCTGGAGCTGGCAGGATATGTGGATCGTAAGACAGGCGAGCGTTACCAGCACGCAGCAGAAACCATGCTGCAATCGCTGTCGTCACCGGCTTACCGTGCAGCAACCGGGGAGAACGGCGGGTTCATCCTCAAACATGCATCGGGAGGCGTACCGGGAAATATTGAGGTGGATGTGCCCCTTATTTACGCAGACTATTACTATCTTGAAGCGCTTATGCGTTACCGGGCGCTCAAAAAATAG
- a CDS encoding glycoside hydrolase, protein MIFLKKRPAAKRTIKRIIKKAGCVFVLMHVLSLPWACDKKPAGDKPGAILPPEKIIVTLYPSQEQQTMHSFGASDCWTAKFIGNWQDEQKKNKIADLLFSMDTLKDGSPEGIGLSLWRFNIGGGSFEQGTASNIKDEWRREECFMNADGSYDWNKQQGQQWFLEAAKKRGVAYTLGFSLTPPVFMTQNGKAYNASGGTRMNIKDGMMDAYAGFLAKVTDHFKFDFLSPVNEPQWKWGKADGAGQEGTQAVNTEIADLVKAIAPKMENTSAKIVVGEAGQWDYIFGKNEEGCGDQARQFFEPGTPTYIGSLPQVAGIISAHSYFSTCPDATAVTTRQQVRSVVQQLAPLQTWQTEFGILGNICNQYSGAPRNTGIDYGLYVAKVIHHDLTVANTTSWQWWLAMSPYDYSDALVYINAPSGRIDVPGCKTDGIVSDSKQLWVFGNFARFVRPGMKRIAATVSGKTDTGNVLVSAYKEVNKRKTVVVLINPWNQEQTVQLNGMTDSSVTTYTTDDTQNLKHSIANAREIRLPAKSVVTVTGLYQ, encoded by the coding sequence ATGATATTTTTAAAAAAGAGACCAGCAGCTAAACGGACGATAAAACGAATTATAAAAAAAGCAGGGTGTGTATTTGTGCTGATGCATGTGCTGTCACTTCCCTGGGCCTGTGATAAAAAGCCCGCAGGTGATAAACCCGGTGCCATTTTGCCCCCGGAAAAAATAATAGTGACACTCTATCCTTCACAGGAACAGCAGACAATGCACAGTTTTGGTGCTTCGGATTGCTGGACGGCAAAGTTTATCGGCAACTGGCAGGATGAACAAAAAAAGAACAAAATAGCCGACCTGCTTTTCAGCATGGATACCTTAAAAGATGGAAGTCCGGAAGGCATCGGCCTTTCCCTGTGGCGCTTTAATATCGGTGGCGGAAGTTTTGAACAGGGCACCGCGAGCAATATAAAAGACGAATGGCGGAGAGAGGAATGTTTTATGAATGCCGATGGTTCTTATGATTGGAACAAACAACAAGGACAGCAATGGTTTTTGGAAGCAGCAAAAAAACGGGGTGTTGCTTATACACTGGGCTTTTCGCTGACACCTCCTGTTTTCATGACGCAGAACGGAAAGGCTTATAATGCCTCCGGCGGCACGCGAATGAACATAAAAGATGGGATGATGGATGCCTATGCCGGTTTTTTAGCAAAGGTGACGGATCATTTTAAGTTCGATTTTCTGAGCCCGGTAAATGAGCCGCAATGGAAGTGGGGAAAGGCCGACGGAGCCGGCCAGGAAGGTACACAGGCAGTGAATACGGAGATCGCTGATTTGGTAAAGGCCATTGCTCCAAAGATGGAAAATACAAGCGCAAAGATCGTAGTGGGTGAAGCCGGGCAGTGGGATTATATCTTTGGTAAAAATGAAGAAGGCTGCGGCGATCAGGCCCGTCAGTTCTTTGAACCGGGAACACCTACCTATATCGGTAGCCTGCCGCAGGTTGCCGGCATTATTTCTGCACATAGTTATTTTAGTACCTGTCCGGATGCTACAGCTGTTACCACCCGGCAGCAGGTGCGTTCTGTAGTGCAGCAACTGGCGCCTTTGCAAACATGGCAAACAGAGTTCGGTATCCTTGGTAATATCTGCAATCAATACAGCGGTGCACCGCGTAATACCGGTATCGATTACGGATTATATGTAGCAAAAGTGATCCACCATGATCTTACGGTGGCCAACACAACATCCTGGCAGTGGTGGCTGGCCATGAGCCCTTACGATTACAGTGATGCGCTGGTGTATATCAATGCCCCGTCCGGCAGGATAGATGTACCGGGTTGCAAAACAGACGGCATTGTTTCAGACTCAAAACAACTCTGGGTCTTTGGTAATTTTGCCCGTTTTGTGCGGCCGGGAATGAAACGGATCGCTGCAACGGTTTCAGGGAAAACGGATACAGGGAATGTCCTTGTATCAGCGTATAAAGAGGTGAATAAAAGGAAGACGGTCGTGGTACTGATCAATCCGTGGAACCAGGAACAGACCGTACAATTAAATGGAATGACAGATAGTTCCGTTACTACTTATACCACAGATGACACACAGAACCTGAAACATTCGATAGCAAATGCCCGCGAAATACGGCTGCCAGCTAAATCCGTGGTGACCGTAACCGGGCTCTACCAGTAA
- a CDS encoding sugar-binding domain-containing protein, translating into MMRSIPVYWITALLLGIVFTTQAQPYTPSSRKALGLEGVWKFKLDPFETGVNSNGVQLLPSLAETITLPGSTDQAGKGYKTQGMTSLRLTRAFEYKGIAWYEKEIEVPEQWNDKEVELFLERAHWQTDVWVNDRPAGKRESLSVPHRYVVTSLLKPGKKNKIRIRVNNDKIYDIEYAHAISAETQTNWNGIIGKIELRAFDKVHIAGVQAYPDAAKGTVKLKIDIQNSSRKPVEGTIRCNGIVLHTATPQQVPERSLRFSGTDSMSTVTAEIPLGTPVQLWDEFNPALYRLQLTLNATGNAQQYNDGTEVTFGVRDLATQGTRFVVNGRPSFIRGTVNSSEFPLTGYPPADKKEWVRIFTTCKNYGLNAMRFHTWCPPEAAFEAADELGFYLQVENPDWRFTIGKDSAVNGFLRREGEAILNAYGNHPSFIMFCEGNELVGPAVKEFLTAQVTHWKQLDPRRLYTGSAAYPLIDANDYHVLYGARPHRWKEGLKSRFNVKALDTRYDYSDYVVKNKVPMITHEIGQWCVYPNFKEIPKYTGVLKPYNYELFRELLRERNMLDQAEDFMMASGKFQVIQKKEEVESYLRTPGLGGYHMLQLNDFPGQGTAPVGVVDIFWDPKPYTTAAAFRRFQNTRVPLLRTDGFTWTNAQTFTATAQFANFDSAALKGATGEWSLCYQDGTVYASGSFAPADIPVGSLFTLGEIAIPLDKIETAVQLKLTIGIRGTDYNNDWNVWVYPQKQPEVDPGKVLVADSWDDQVARVLEKGGSVLLLADTAKVNTDAAPGFSGISWNTVWSGMPPNLLGILCDPKHPALQFFPTAFHSDWQWWDLVAHSRPMVLEYFPFGFKPLVQMIPDWNNPRKISLLFEARVGKGKLLVSAIDLKHQLDQRPVARQLLYSLKKYISSNAFAPTEALAPALLQQLFKK; encoded by the coding sequence ATGATGAGAAGCATTCCGGTTTATTGGATAACGGCCTTATTGCTGGGCATCGTGTTTACGACACAGGCACAGCCGTATACCCCTTCCTCCCGCAAAGCCCTGGGCCTGGAAGGCGTGTGGAAGTTTAAACTCGACCCCTTTGAAACCGGCGTTAACAGTAATGGTGTACAATTGCTGCCATCCCTGGCGGAAACGATCACATTGCCGGGGTCTACGGACCAGGCGGGTAAAGGATACAAGACACAGGGGATGACCTCCCTGCGTTTAACGCGTGCTTTTGAGTATAAGGGCATTGCCTGGTATGAAAAAGAGATCGAAGTGCCGGAGCAGTGGAACGATAAAGAAGTAGAGCTTTTTCTTGAACGGGCGCACTGGCAAACCGATGTATGGGTCAACGACCGGCCGGCCGGCAAGCGGGAGAGCCTTTCTGTACCGCATCGTTATGTGGTGACTTCGTTGCTGAAACCCGGTAAGAAAAATAAGATAAGGATCCGGGTCAACAATGATAAGATCTATGACATCGAATATGCGCACGCCATCAGTGCAGAAACGCAAACCAACTGGAACGGCATCATTGGTAAAATAGAGTTGCGTGCTTTTGACAAGGTGCATATCGCCGGTGTACAGGCCTATCCGGATGCAGCAAAAGGCACGGTAAAATTGAAGATCGATATTCAAAACAGCAGCCGCAAACCCGTGGAGGGGACAATACGGTGCAATGGTATTGTACTGCATACTGCAACGCCGCAACAGGTTCCGGAACGAAGCCTCCGTTTTTCCGGGACAGATTCTATGTCTACCGTTACTGCCGAAATACCGCTGGGAACACCGGTTCAGTTATGGGATGAATTTAATCCCGCATTGTACCGGTTGCAGCTGACATTGAACGCTACCGGAAATGCACAGCAATATAATGATGGAACCGAAGTGACCTTCGGTGTGCGTGATCTTGCAACGCAAGGCACCCGCTTTGTCGTTAACGGAAGGCCGTCATTCATCAGGGGAACGGTGAACTCTTCAGAGTTTCCGCTGACCGGCTATCCGCCTGCAGATAAAAAGGAATGGGTCCGGATCTTTACCACCTGTAAGAATTATGGATTAAATGCGATGCGCTTTCATACCTGGTGCCCGCCGGAAGCGGCTTTTGAGGCAGCAGATGAACTGGGCTTTTACCTGCAGGTAGAAAATCCTGACTGGCGGTTTACCATTGGTAAGGACAGCGCCGTAAATGGATTTTTGCGCAGGGAGGGTGAAGCCATCTTAAATGCCTATGGCAACCACCCGTCATTTATCATGTTCTGTGAAGGTAATGAGCTGGTAGGCCCGGCTGTAAAGGAATTTCTTACAGCGCAGGTTACGCACTGGAAACAGCTGGACCCGCGACGCCTTTATACCGGAAGTGCAGCGTACCCTCTTATTGATGCGAATGATTATCATGTATTGTATGGTGCCCGGCCGCACCGCTGGAAGGAAGGGCTCAAAAGCCGCTTCAATGTAAAGGCGCTGGATACCCGGTATGATTATTCGGATTATGTGGTCAAGAACAAGGTGCCGATGATCACGCATGAGATCGGTCAGTGGTGTGTGTATCCCAACTTTAAAGAAATTCCGAAATATACGGGTGTATTGAAACCGTATAATTATGAACTGTTCCGGGAGCTGCTGCGCGAACGTAACATGCTGGACCAGGCGGAAGATTTTATGATGGCCTCGGGAAAATTCCAGGTCATCCAGAAGAAAGAGGAAGTGGAGTCCTACCTGCGTACACCCGGACTCGGTGGTTATCATATGTTGCAATTGAACGATTTTCCCGGTCAGGGCACCGCACCGGTAGGTGTGGTAGACATCTTCTGGGATCCCAAGCCTTATACAACAGCGGCGGCCTTCCGCAGGTTTCAAAATACCAGGGTACCTTTATTAAGAACGGATGGTTTTACCTGGACGAATGCACAGACTTTTACGGCAACGGCGCAGTTTGCTAATTTCGACAGTGCTGCGCTGAAAGGTGCTACAGGTGAATGGTCGCTCTGTTACCAGGATGGCACCGTATATGCTTCGGGAAGTTTTGCACCGGCCGATATACCGGTGGGCAGCCTGTTCACGCTGGGAGAGATCGCCATTCCGTTGGATAAGATTGAAACGGCCGTACAGCTAAAGCTGACGATCGGCATACGTGGTACGGACTACAATAATGACTGGAATGTATGGGTATATCCGCAAAAACAGCCGGAAGTGGATCCGGGTAAGGTGCTGGTAGCCGATAGCTGGGATGATCAGGTGGCAAGGGTTTTGGAGAAAGGAGGTAGTGTATTGTTGCTGGCCGATACCGCAAAAGTAAATACCGATGCGGCACCCGGGTTCTCGGGCATTTCCTGGAACACGGTGTGGTCCGGTATGCCGCCCAACCTGTTAGGGATCCTTTGTGATCCGAAACATCCGGCCTTACAGTTCTTTCCAACGGCCTTTCATTCCGACTGGCAGTGGTGGGACCTTGTAGCCCATTCAAGGCCCATGGTGCTGGAGTATTTCCCGTTCGGATTTAAGCCGCTGGTACAGATGATCCCCGATTGGAACAATCCCCGTAAGATCAGCCTGTTGTTTGAAGCACGCGTAGGTAAGGGAAAATTACTGGTTTCAGCCATTGATCTGAAACACCAGCTGGATCAGCGTCCTGTGGCAAGGCAATTATTGTACAGTCTGAAGAAGTATATCAGCAGCAATGCCTTTGCGCCAACCGAAGCGTTGGCTCCGGCCCTGTTGCAGCAGTTATTTAAAAAATAG
- a CDS encoding SGNH/GDSL hydrolase family protein — MKNWMTRLSLLILALHWAVAGMAQADPQTYLEELKTELKKKWPANRTINLVFHGHSVPSGYFQTPAVHTLEAYPHQVLQQLKELYPNAVINVITTSIGGENSVQGQKRFEKEVLPHRPDVLFIDYALNDRAIGLEASRIAMEKMIRKALKKHIKIILMTPSADLTVDILKQDNILSQFSQQLIQLAAKYKIGLADSYAAFYEQARNGKQLRDYMAQSNHPNGKGHRLIADRIMKWF, encoded by the coding sequence ATGAAAAACTGGATGACCCGTTTATCACTGCTTATTCTGGCATTGCACTGGGCCGTGGCCGGAATGGCGCAGGCAGATCCGCAAACCTACTTGGAGGAGCTGAAGACCGAATTGAAAAAGAAATGGCCCGCCAACCGGACGATCAACCTGGTATTTCACGGGCATTCCGTACCCAGCGGGTATTTTCAAACGCCTGCGGTGCATACGCTGGAAGCCTACCCGCACCAGGTATTGCAGCAATTGAAGGAGCTGTATCCCAATGCCGTCATCAATGTGATCACCACATCCATCGGCGGCGAAAATTCCGTGCAGGGACAAAAGCGGTTTGAGAAGGAGGTGCTGCCGCACCGCCCGGATGTATTGTTTATCGATTATGCCCTCAACGACCGGGCCATTGGCCTGGAAGCATCCCGGATTGCCATGGAGAAGATGATCCGGAAGGCATTGAAGAAGCATATAAAGATCATCCTGATGACCCCTTCTGCGGATCTTACGGTGGATATTCTTAAGCAGGATAATATCCTGAGTCAGTTCAGTCAGCAGCTGATACAATTGGCTGCAAAATATAAGATCGGTCTTGCAGACAGCTATGCCGCTTTTTACGAGCAGGCCCGGAACGGAAAACAGCTACGCGATTATATGGCGCAGAGCAATCACCCCAATGGGAAAGGCCACCGGCTAATCGCAGACCGGATTATGAAATGGTTTTAA